The Allorhodopirellula heiligendammensis genome includes a window with the following:
- a CDS encoding glycosyltransferase family 39 protein: MACLAAVVLIVRGGFMLTHYESLQDDPDAYRVIAETLARTGVFGLPVGTEEARPTAFRPPLYPWLLSWLVDGAGTLSNPSVAILQLVLGGLTIGFTWDIARRLLSKWAAICASVLVLIDPILLWQSSLVMTETIATTLVVVTWWWWVVRIGRTEDCEPKTAKGGLTRSDVLDAVVLGSLLTLCILCRPTFLVWAAMLAAYLPVTGRVTSRARAAMFVITLAIMVTGVGAWTIRNLSAVGHPVWGTTHGGYTLLLANNDSFYDYLENKPTEPPWRRHAWEPDEFFAEYQSLPRSGDEWADDQVAYAAARSTIARRPEMFWYSCWVRMTRLWQPFPHATAGRSTSLIVIVGLLHSLVYALILVAVWRHARQLHPRHWRPWIAWWPAVAIVITLSGVHAVYWSNPRMRSPAIPVLSIAAAAALVRRRD; encoded by the coding sequence TTGGCTTGCTTGGCTGCGGTCGTTCTCATCGTTCGTGGCGGCTTCATGCTGACCCATTACGAGTCACTTCAAGATGACCCCGATGCCTACCGAGTGATTGCCGAAACGCTGGCGAGAACGGGAGTGTTTGGTTTGCCCGTCGGAACCGAGGAAGCTCGGCCGACCGCATTTCGCCCTCCGCTATATCCCTGGCTACTTTCCTGGTTGGTCGACGGTGCAGGCACACTCTCGAATCCTTCGGTGGCCATCCTGCAGCTAGTCTTAGGGGGTCTGACGATCGGTTTTACGTGGGATATCGCCCGCCGCCTATTGTCGAAGTGGGCCGCCATCTGCGCGTCCGTGTTGGTATTGATCGATCCTATCCTGCTATGGCAATCGTCACTGGTGATGACCGAGACCATCGCGACGACGCTCGTGGTGGTGACGTGGTGGTGGTGGGTGGTGCGGATTGGTCGCACAGAAGATTGCGAGCCGAAAACAGCGAAGGGCGGCCTCACCCGGTCAGATGTTCTCGACGCCGTCGTTCTGGGCTCTCTGCTGACCCTGTGTATCCTTTGTCGACCGACCTTCCTCGTCTGGGCAGCAATGCTCGCAGCGTACCTGCCCGTCACTGGCCGGGTTACCAGCAGGGCCCGCGCGGCAATGTTCGTGATCACGCTCGCAATCATGGTAACGGGCGTGGGAGCGTGGACGATTCGCAATCTTTCCGCCGTCGGCCATCCCGTCTGGGGAACCACCCACGGCGGGTACACGCTCCTACTAGCCAACAATGATTCATTCTATGATTATTTAGAAAACAAGCCCACCGAGCCGCCCTGGCGTCGCCATGCGTGGGAGCCAGATGAGTTCTTTGCGGAGTACCAATCGCTGCCCCGGAGCGGCGATGAGTGGGCAGATGATCAAGTTGCCTATGCGGCGGCCAGGTCCACGATCGCGCGCCGTCCCGAGATGTTCTGGTATTCGTGTTGGGTGCGTATGACGCGACTATGGCAACCCTTCCCTCACGCGACCGCAGGGCGGTCGACGAGTCTGATTGTGATCGTCGGATTGCTACACAGTCTCGTGTATGCCCTGATCCTGGTTGCCGTCTGGCGACACGCTCGTCAACTTCATCCTCGTCATTGGCGACCTTGGATCGCGTGGTGGCCGGCTGTCGCGATCGTGATCACGCTCAGCGGCGTCCATGCGGTCTACTGGAGTAACCCACGAATGCGATCCCCCGCAATTCCCGTCCTTTCCATCGCCGCCGCAGCGGCGTTGGTGCGACGGCGCGATTGA
- a CDS encoding NAD(P)-dependent oxidoreductase, translating to MTTDKPSIGWIGTGVMGSSMAGHLLDAGFPLTLTTRTREKAKSLIERGAIWAESPREVATQSQIVFAIVGYPADVREVFLDPQRGALAGIARDGILVDMTTSEPTLAVEIQRLASEQGADALDAPVSGGDSGAAAGTLSIMIGGNEETVHRVMPCLEIMGKTIVHQGGPGAGQHTKMVNQTLIASGMIGVCEALVYAVRAGLDLPTVLQSVGSGAAGSWSLSNLGPRMIAGDFEPGFYVEHFVKDMGIALAEAKQMNLCLPGLALAEQLYQSVIAKGGGRAGTQALVSAVAEMSGMEWD from the coding sequence ATGACCACTGATAAACCGTCCATCGGGTGGATTGGCACCGGTGTCATGGGCAGTTCCATGGCCGGTCACTTGCTCGATGCAGGCTTCCCGCTGACGCTAACCACGCGCACCCGAGAGAAAGCGAAGTCGCTGATCGAGCGGGGCGCGATATGGGCCGAGTCGCCCCGTGAGGTCGCCACGCAATCACAAATTGTCTTTGCGATTGTGGGGTATCCTGCCGACGTCCGCGAAGTGTTCCTCGATCCACAGCGCGGGGCTCTGGCGGGAATCGCCCGCGATGGAATCCTCGTTGATATGACCACCAGCGAACCAACGCTGGCGGTCGAAATCCAACGCCTTGCCAGCGAGCAGGGGGCCGATGCACTCGACGCGCCTGTCTCGGGTGGCGATTCCGGGGCCGCGGCCGGCACTCTGTCGATCATGATCGGCGGCAACGAAGAGACGGTACATCGGGTCATGCCCTGTCTTGAAATCATGGGCAAGACAATCGTACATCAAGGCGGGCCCGGCGCCGGACAGCACACCAAGATGGTTAACCAAACCCTGATTGCCAGCGGCATGATCGGTGTCTGTGAAGCGCTCGTCTACGCCGTCCGCGCGGGATTGGACCTACCGACCGTGTTGCAATCGGTCGGCTCGGGCGCAGCGGGCAGTTGGTCGTTGAGCAACCTGGGTCCTCGCATGATCGCGGGCGATTTTGAACCCGGTTTCTACGTCGAACACTTCGTGAAAGACATGGGCATCGCACTGGCCGAAGCGAAACAGATGAATCTTTGCTTGCCAGGATTAGCCCTGGCTGAACAACTCTACCAATCCGTGATCGCGAAGGGCGGCGGTCGCGCAGGGACGCAAGCACTCGTCAGCGCTGTCGCGGAGATGTCAGGGATGGAGTGGGATTGA
- a CDS encoding formylglycine-generating enzyme family protein, with translation MPLHRQKLVSAYLSFAVLSGAVVSLPASADQPNVATAVAQPAANTPGIASDKPATGPYVALENGTFMVPYTERIPGTDITFEMIPVPGGDFTFGTAEDAPDFVEDEGPAIAISTKPMWVAKTETRWEMYKEYMRMYGVFKDFEFEGIRPVNETNLVDSVTAPTELYEPSYTFEYGSEPSQPAVTMTQYAAQQFTKWLSRMTNTQYRLPTEAEWEYAARGGTTTAYSWGDDPDVIDDYAWHFDNSLEGPGDVGTKKPNPFGLYDMHGNAAEWTVNEYTEDGYGWMQDEEPSDATAATRWPKNPYPCVVRGGSWEMEPPELRSAARLASDDEEWKADDPNFPRSPWWFTSDPARGIGFRLFRSLEPLPPATISKFWDTSVAETLMDVESRVKEGRGGYGFVDEGLGEAAKQK, from the coding sequence ATGCCTCTGCACCGACAAAAACTCGTCTCCGCATACCTCAGCTTCGCTGTCCTTTCGGGTGCCGTCGTTTCCCTGCCCGCGTCGGCTGACCAACCCAACGTGGCGACGGCCGTGGCCCAGCCGGCCGCGAACACGCCTGGAATCGCGAGCGACAAGCCGGCCACCGGCCCCTACGTCGCACTTGAGAATGGCACGTTCATGGTGCCGTACACCGAGCGCATCCCTGGAACGGACATTACCTTCGAAATGATTCCCGTCCCGGGCGGTGATTTCACCTTCGGAACGGCAGAAGATGCTCCCGACTTCGTCGAGGACGAAGGACCGGCGATCGCGATATCAACGAAGCCAATGTGGGTCGCCAAGACGGAGACTCGCTGGGAAATGTACAAAGAGTACATGCGGATGTACGGCGTCTTCAAAGACTTTGAATTCGAAGGCATTCGCCCCGTCAACGAGACCAATCTAGTCGATTCGGTGACCGCGCCAACCGAACTCTATGAGCCCTCCTATACGTTCGAATATGGTTCCGAACCGTCTCAGCCAGCCGTGACCATGACCCAGTATGCGGCTCAACAGTTCACCAAATGGTTATCCCGGATGACGAACACTCAATACCGTCTGCCCACCGAAGCGGAATGGGAATACGCTGCCCGGGGTGGCACGACGACTGCCTATAGCTGGGGTGACGACCCAGACGTCATCGACGACTACGCATGGCACTTCGACAACTCGCTCGAAGGCCCCGGTGACGTGGGCACGAAAAAGCCCAATCCCTTCGGTCTGTACGACATGCATGGCAACGCTGCAGAGTGGACGGTCAACGAGTATACCGAAGACGGTTATGGATGGATGCAAGACGAAGAGCCAAGCGATGCAACGGCGGCAACCCGGTGGCCTAAGAACCCCTATCCCTGTGTAGTCCGTGGAGGAAGCTGGGAAATGGAGCCACCGGAACTGCGGAGTGCTGCGAGATTGGCATCGGACGATGAAGAATGGAAAGCAGATGATCCGAATTTCCCACGCAGCCCTTGGTGGTTCACCAGTGACCCCGCCCGCGGAATTGGCTTTCGGCTGTTCCGCTCTCTCGAACCGCTGCCGCCGGCAACAATCTCTAAGTTCTGGGACACGTCCGTCGCCGAGACGCTCATGGACGTTGAAAGCCGCGTGAAAGAAGGCCGCGGCGGATATGGCTTCGTCGATGAGGGACTCGGTGAGGCGGCTAAGCAGAAATAG